A window of the Lolium perenne isolate Kyuss_39 chromosome 7, Kyuss_2.0, whole genome shotgun sequence genome harbors these coding sequences:
- the LOC127316517 gene encoding uncharacterized protein has product MDQQPKDDIDIFEPTVTLDQTHYQEGYKNGYDDGLVSGKEDGRQVGLKMGFQVGEELGFYKGCLDVWMSAIRLDQDAFSARVRKNMEQLAALLSNYPLSDPENNQVQEMMQNIRMKFRVIMASLGAKLDYEGRPTSSKEDF; this is encoded by the coding sequence ATGGATCAACAGCCCAAAGACGATATTGATATTTTTGAACCAACGGTGACCTTAGATCAAACACATTATCAAGAGGGTTATAAAAATGGCTATGATGATGGCTTGGTGTCTGGAAAGGAAGACGGGAGGCAGGTTGGTCTAAAGATGGGTTTCCAGGTTGGTGAAGAACTGGGATTCTATAAAGGTTGTTTGGATGTGTGGATGTCAGCAATTCGCCTTGATCAAGATGCATTCTCAGCTCGAGTCAGAAAGAACATGGAACAACTAGCTGCACTACTGAGCAACTATCCTTTGTCTGATCCAGAGAATAACCAGGTTCAAGAAATGATGCAGAACATCAGGATGAAATTCAGGGTTATCATGGCAAGCTTAGGAGCAAAATTGGACTATGAAGGTCGCCCCACATCTTCTAAGGAAGACTTTTAG